The sequence below is a genomic window from Leptolyngbya sp. SIO1E4.
CTCACTAGAATGATGGCAGACAAGACCGTCGCGATTCGGGCTCAGATGCCCAACACCCTGCGAGCGAAATTCAAAGCGCATTGCGCTTTGAAAAACAAGAGTATGAATGAAGTCGTGGTTGAACTGGTTGAACAGTGGCTTTCCGAGCGTGAAGACCCTGTATCGTGACCCGAGTCAACCCCATCG
It includes:
- a CDS encoding ParG, with amino-acid sequence MMADKTVAIRAQMPNTLRAKFKAHCALKNKSMNEVVVELVEQWLSEREDPVS